The Labeo rohita strain BAU-BD-2019 chromosome 10, IGBB_LRoh.1.0, whole genome shotgun sequence genomic interval ttttctcgcaaatgcaaatttgtatctcacaattctgacttttttttttttttttcagttacgagtttatatcttgcgatttattttttttttttttctcgcaattatgggtttatatctcgcaaataTAAGTTTGTAtgtcccaattctgactttgttttaattacaagtttgtatcttgcaattctgactgttttctcgGAAATACGAGTTTGTAttacaatcatttttttctcgcaattatgagtttgtattttgcaattcggacttttctcaaaattacaggtttatatattacaatttacttttttctcgcagttacgggtttgtatctcacaattcagacttttttttcctcacagttatgagtttatatcttgcaatttacttttttcttgcaattacgggtttaaatctcacaattctgacttttttctggcAAATATGAGTAtgttgcagttctgactttcttgcaattactagtttgtatctcatatttctgactttttcctcacaattacaggtttatatcttgcaattctgactttttctcaaaattgaatgaaacaaactcacaattctgcaaacttgtaagtcagaattgcgagaagtcacaattaccttaaaaaaaaaaaatgtgttcatgtATTCAAATTGGactttcataaaaaaacactaaaataattctggttttactaatttatttggAAATTAGTTCAGGAAAAAAGAactttaaatctaaaaaaaaaaaaaaaaaaaacaacatttacacTTCGGCAATTTCTCATGTTGTTCTTTAATCCTATTCATGTATTTTtctttactgttaaaaaataacataccaataaatatttatttatattactatttaaatgtattaatatcaCTAAaccattaatattaatatttattcatatctGTGCGAGTCCATTGACAGCAGAAATCATCTGATCACTTCCATTTCACATGAATATCGTCACATGCAGACAAACAGTCACACAGCATTCATAAATctcataaaacaatgttttatttgacaGCTGGACTTGTGGAATTAAGTCATTAACTGCATATAAACATTATCCAGATTGTTTTATGTCAGCAGATTATACTTAATCATGCTTTGAGTTTGCAGAACTGCAAAATTGGTATGAAATCATTTATCTTAGTTGAACAGAGTTAGTTGCATAATAATTTTtagagtcctgaggtgatgtAGGAATGTTGAGTGTTTGTTTgattaatgtgtgttgtgtttttcagggcaTGGATCCTGTCAATGAGAGGCGAGTGTTTGACATTGTAGTGCGGACGGCATGTGGAGTGAACACGTCTCAGTATTTCTTCATCACACCTAAGGTAGGTTTACAGACTCACGTGTGTGACGTGTTCAGTGATATGAGAGCGtcattaagtgtgtgtgtgtgtgtgtgtgtgtgtttgtagctCTTACAGAACCTGACTTACGCGGAGCAGATGACCATCCTCTGTGTGCACAACGGACCCTACATGCTGCCGCCAAACAAATGGAACGAGAAAACCTTCATCAGACGCGCCAAACGCAGACAAACCCACTGAAGAAACTAAACTACATGTTGAGCTGTTCAGTGTAGCTCAAGTTCTTGTTGGATTACCAGTTCAGATGCTGTTAAGTGCCTTCATGTCACATAtgcataaaaaatgttacaagtTCTAAGAAAGCGTTTttgtgtaatataataataaattcagctGCTGTTTACTTAAAACCAAGTCAGGCGTTCATTCTCACTAAAGGAAGCATCACTGTTATTACTCACACACAGGGtctaaaatgtcacatttgaCAACTTTTTTAGGACAGAAACGATATCCAACAATAATGCAAACTACTCggatttaattttttcaaattgaTTAATACAACCTCATGAATCCaacagctcattaatccttagtgtgttttatattatgATTAGCagatttgtataataataataaaagtaataattattattacaattattattatcagttttgctgttagtatatatatagtacatcaGTTGGCAAGTAAACTAAAAAATGTACTAGCCAATGGTGATTTAATTGCCAAGGTGTCTGTAGAAGGTTGCCTACCAGAACATCATTATAGCTGATGGTGTCACATTTGGTTTTGAAGATTAAACTAAATCCTAGGACTGTTATAGCAATGATTAATGTAGGTTTCATAATTCAGTCACAACAGTCACAAGGGTCTCACGATCACATAGGGTTGCCAAATCCTGTTTTATCCGCTTTTTGATGCCAAGGgtttatttttgtcataaatgtgaccctggaccacaaaaagtcataagggtccaattccttaaattgagatttaggcatcatctgaaagctgaataaataagctttctattgatgtatgttGCCAGGATAGAACTATTTGTCCAAGAcccaactatttgaaaatctggaaagaaaaaaaaaaaaaaaaaagaaaattgcctttaaagttgtccaaacaacactcttagcaatgcattttactaaacaAAAGTTAACTTctgatacatttatggtagaaaacttacaacatatcttcatggaacatgatctttacttaatatcctaataatttctggcataaaagaaaaatgatcattttgatccatacaatgtatttttgtctattgctacaaatatacctgagCTActcgttttgtggtccagggtgaaatataaatttaacaATCCTTATATTGAAATACTTcaaatatattgcaaaaaagtTTGTATTTGGGTCATTTTTGACTTGGTTTGGCTGTATTTTTACACATCTGGCAACGCTGCGATACACAAACCAATCAACATTCAAAACCAAAATTAGTTTGATGCCTTTCCCTCCCATTATTTCCCACAAATATATCTTAGCCTTAAAACAGACATCTTTATAACATCACAGGACACATGTTAATGATATCTCtgtacataattttatttacatgataCAATTTCGCAGTAATGTCGGGTAACAAGATTATATGCgcaatacatataataaataaagatggTTTGTACAAACTTGCATAACTAAAACCAAATCCGAACAGATGGTTAGTTTTACGGTGTAAACTCACAAAgctctaaaataaaacagcGCTGTGCAGCCAGACCCAAAAAACAAGAAACGGACTGAGCCTCAGATGAAAAAGATGGCGACTAACTCACATACTCactgacacacaaacacccGAGCACACGCAAATGGCTGATTAAATGACACTAAACAATACCATTATTTCTTACCTGCGTTTAACACTCAACACCCACTGAAAAGATCAATCACACACGAGAAAAGTGAATTGGAGAgagcgcaaaaaaaaaaacaaaaaaaaacaaaacaagaaatggACTGTAAAATACTCATTTCACTAACCATGCAAAACACCCACTTAAAACCCAACAAGCCCATAATTGAATTGATGTCACATTACAACTCATTGAAAATAAAGATTAAGCAGTTTTGTGTTGTTGCCATGTGCAACCCTGTCAACATCATGGATGCAGGTGCTCAAACTGATCATGAAGCATTCTGGTCTGGCTGCATGAAACCATCCGAATCGGATTACATCTTTTTCACAAAGTCTGTCAATGGTTTAAAATGAATTTCGAAAGGGAAAGCCCAGCATCACTCCAACAGCTGACGTAGGCTGATGCTCAAGCAGAAAAGGTGGCTGATAAATGTCGTAAAGGCTGACTCGATAATGGGAGGGCCGAACGTTCGACCCGAAGGAAACAGAAGAGCGTCCAATTTGCTACATGAGCCAGCCATGCACCGCTGCTCCGACGGCGCTCGGGTCAGAGCCGTAACAGTCTTCGGAGAGTCCGACCGGGAGACACGATCACAGAGTAAACTAATGACAATCACGACGGACGGTCAGCCTTTAACACAACGACCAGATTCCAGGTTACGGCACGTTTTCCACTCAGAAACAGACACGTTAGGCAAATGTCTCTGGATTCACACCttttatagacttttttttttttttttttccattttgtttttttttcccatttgttTTAACTTGAAGCTCATATACCAACAACAGAAAGCAAAAGAAAGATGGAAACAAAGTGATCACTCATGCATTGGCTTAGAAACAAGATTCTTTTCCCatactgtaattaaaaaaactagTCTTTCGAATCACAGGTCAAAGTGCGAGTCCTTGTAAATGATCTCTCGCAAAGTCGAGGTGTGGACGGCGAGAGCTTTATATTCTCTGGATCTTGTCGGCCACCACCACCGGGTTCTCTTTGCGGATCTTGGCCGCAGCTTCCGCCTTGTAGTCGTAGGGGCAGTTGTGCTTGTCCGAGTAGCGATGGAGTCCACAGAAGAGATTCCCACAGCGGCAGTCGAACCCTGAGAAAACAGACATCAGAATGAGTGTACAGAGCAATCACATGATGCATCTGATGTAACGTGTGTGAACGTGCTGGTTGTGCTCACCTGTCAGGCCGACCTTCTTGCGGCACATGAAGCATCTGTTTTTCTTGGGTTTGGGGGCGTCGGGTGTTTTGGTCTCTTCACCTTCAGCTGTGTTTGGGGGTGCGGCGGACGCCGTCGGCTGAGTGACaactggaaaaacaaacaactacATGTTAAAAATCACTGGGATGGTTTTCATCAACCAAAAACTAGGTGAATCGCTGACTGCAGCACCTCATTTAAAAGACtagttcatccaaaatgaaaattctgtcattaattaacccgtaagaccttcattcatctttgtaattaaaaatatgaaatccaagtgctttctgaccctgcatagacagcaacacaactgacacgttcaaggcccagaaatgtagtaagagactgacacggaagagaagaaattagtagttatttttactttgtgtacagaaagtattttcatagcttcataacattaaagtgctcctattatgccattttaaaggttgctaatattagGTCTACATGTATGCCAGGTCAAAAAACACggtagttttctccaaaaatagatttaatttgacctcatttctaaatgattcctaaacaactcgtgcgaagcagttcgaagaatcagtctctctaaacccctcctttccgtgagccctcactgctgtgattggtcagatggcacggtcctttatgattggtctaccgcgtacagcgtgtcggaaaacgaaaaacgcccattgccataactgactgacagcactggagacttgtcaatacatagaaaagatggcatcgattttaccataccaaTTTGAGCCGGAGTTTGATGACAAAACgtctgaagtggctgatcgccAAGTTTGCACagactaccgtggaaagtgctcaatttgcttatgtaagcaaACTGGACACACCTCTGTGtaacttcaacattgtataatgcattaagtggAGAGTGCTGCGCTGACCGCTAGGTTCAGTGCAATgacaaaagttaaaataatttgaaccTTGAGCGCAGTGGTGCGCTCCACTGCGTGTGCGTTTTGGTTGACACAAAAGCAAGCCGTCCTCGCACGGCACAAGCAATTGAACTAAATGGGTTTCTTTCCGTATTCCGTGGGAAAGCAGCTttgtgcgccatcctttatcattactccaactattAAGAccgacagacagtcaagctgcatcaatcacaatttttttttgaagcgCAAGTTAGCAAGacgtgcagggttgttacacaaacAACTACGCATTTTGAATGATCGCTACATTcatagattcatcttttggaagtgaaaataaaaacaaatttgctCACACCGTAGGACACAGCGTCttctcaacatgatgtaaaccacataattttactgtttgtgggcgggcaagttgtttgcgacattatgcaaatgtattaCCTTGTGACGcatggccgtaacagaaaaatatTTGGATTCCTGATGACTCGCTCAGGCAACTGTgagcagacttttttttttttggagacaaaataactttatttattgcgcactgtcggcttcacaacttgcAGATGCAGAtattttatgttcacatacagctacatgaaaggtcatatttgaaaaggcataataggagcactttaaggttataccactgatgtcacatggattattttaacaatgtccttactacctttctgtgccttgaatgtgtcagttgtgttgctgtttatgcagagtcagaaagctcttggatttcatcaaaaatatcttcatttgtgttctgaagatgaacaaaggccttACAGGTTTGCAACGACATGGGGAcgagttaatgacagaattttcatttttgaactatccctttaagaataaaacaaagatgatctgcatttttaatgcaaaatttgACACCATCTGCAtaacatataaaacaaacatttgaatttcatacattttttacaatatatggtgACCATACATGCGCTTTTTCCAGGATTTCTGGGCATTTTGGACAATTTATAAATCCTggcaagtttaaaaaaaaaaaaaaaaaaaaaaaaaaaaaaaacgttaagtAAATTTTttcccaggattctttgatgaacagaaagatccaaagatcagcatttatctgaaataaaaagcttttgtaacattatacactatactataccagtggttttcaaacctgtcctggaAACACCCCTgtcctgcacattttgtatgtctcccctATCAGACACACCCAGTTCATGTTATGCAGCCTCTACTAACAAGCTGATGAGATGAAATTAGGCGTGCTAGATAGAGAcaaaaatgtgcagggcaggggtgcttccaggacaagtttgaaaaccactgcactataccattcaaaatactaataataatactttcatttagcaaggatgctttaaattggtcaaaagtgataaacacaaagttacaaaagacttttatttgagatgaatactgttcttctgaactttctattcaaagaaacatgaaaaatctactcggctgttttcaacaacaacaacaacaacaataataataataataataataataataataataataaaaaaaaaaaaaaaaaaaaaaaaaaagtcttttagcagcaaatcagaatgacgTGAAAAATCAAAAggatgtgactggagtaacgatgctaaaaaaaaagctctgaaatcacaggaataaatgacatttaaaatatattcaaataaaaacagttgttttaaatagtgaaaatatttcaaaattttactgttttgctgttcttcggatcaaataaatgcaggtctggtgagcagaagagaagtctttaaaaaacatgaaataatctTACCGTTCAACAACACTTGACTGGTATAACTTTTGATTGATAGTTTTTTTGATAGATATTTGGTGTATTATTAGTTCTTAATTTTTTGGTTACATAAActttacttacactatcagaaaattgaaaaacaattctaatttacatttttacaacacAATCAgcattctatttattaaagccaagtatgaatctcatcaagttagtgtttattagtgtaatttttcatttattccaaaatacaaactcaaggcagtaacaatttaaactatacattttatttaacttatagTTAAAAATAGTTACCTTTTAACTCTTAATTTTTCAGATCAAAGttcagtaaatattggtcagAGACATTGAGATTTACTTGTAATTTctccaagctgattactcactaaaaacatGATCTGGGAgagttttcatgccattttaagtcttttgatgtaacaaagtggttctATCCAAGTGTGAGTTTTTccacttactttttaaaatgagtcttcccattaataccattatattgttcattcagactgatttacAAATGCAAAACTCAACAAGAGAGGCAGGATTTATCATATGAAGcaatcacagccgatcataTCCAGTCATAATGTGATGGATACCCCCCAGCTAAACTCACTGCACGCTTTAGGgcgtctgttaaaactcaatgggctcggGGGAGGCGAGAGCGACGCAgactcctgctgtaactttacctgctggtgtcaccGTTGGATAATGTTTCTGTAGAAAACACtttgtaatgttatattttgtaatactgccgttgttttgtttttgtactacAAATTTTCTTTCCTCCAATACCTtgaggcactgcctcccttgcctcctcagaggaaatAAACATGTATACGAATTTTAAAACATGCTCCATTAACACAAGTTCACTTCCTCCCGGTGACTGAACGCAGTCTTGAGACACTTCCTCAAGTCTGAAACACAAATACCAACCTGGTTCAGGAACTTCTATTTTAGGCGAGACCACTTCGTCTTCACAGGAAATGCTCATCTCCGTCATCTGTTGTGTAACGGGAAGGGCAGCCGTAGCGGCGGTGGAGCTGTTGGGTGACTCAGCACTAGCGCTAGCAGATGAGGAGTTGTTTAGTGTAGCTTCGATGATCTGGATGGCTGAGGATTCAGAGGTAGGACTGCTGGTGACGCTGCTGGAAGCTGCTGGAACAAAGTTAATGAGGACCAATCAATCTCAAGAACGCGTCCGGCAGTCTATGAAGACGTTCAAAGAGCAGAAACACGTACCCATTGTGCTAATAGGACTGACGCCCCCGTTGTTTTGCCGCGTTAGATGCTCTTTGTAACAGACCGAGCACATGCCATTGGTCCGAGGGTTGCCGTAGAAACCGCAGCCGGTGGCACAGAGCATGGGCACGGGGCTTTGATTGGTCTCCTGGGCCATCTCTCCGAAAACGAGCGATTCCTGCCAAGAACAAAACAAGAGTCGTGAGCATAACAGCGTGAATCAAAGACTTCATTAAGAGGATTTGCGTCGACGAAGACGCGATGTTGCCGCAGATCGAGAATCAGATTAAGGATCAGACGTCTGAACACTTTTCTTGGCATCGCCTTGGCATGAGCCTCATCCTGGCACCGGATCACCTGATTCAAGCTCATTCCTGCAAACTCACACCACGGATCATGTGATCGTTTTACAACCAGACTGAGCTGGACGCATGTAGGTCAACCTGTAAGACTTCCTGGAACCTGCGCTTCGTTTCACTGTTAACCAATAACCTCGCATTATATGGAGAGGTTACGTCAGATGAGACAGTAAGGATGTCAGGTGAACGTCTACAATAAAACCATTAGCAAATACAGAAAGATCTGTCACAGCGAAAGTTTAGTCTACAAGCTGTAAACAAGATGGTTGTCGAACACAAGCACATGTTCATCTTAATGTCATATCACCGTTTAGTCCAAACTGCCTCCAATCTAAACTCACATGTGCCTCTGGTAGCTGTCGTCATAAACTCTAAAGTCAATATTGTGCGTCtttcttttgaatgtttttaaattatataacagCCACCATACAAGGTTAGATCATTACTTCAAcacattttctaaatttctCACCGTTTCAAAGTTTTTTCCATCTCCACTATTGTTTGGTTTTTAATTTGTCTTACTGCTTTGGTTTCTTTCGCAATCATGCAAAAGAAACACTGTCGTAATTCCATCCACTAACATTTAGGTAGTTGATATGCAGGATGACACTGTAACTTCCCCAAAATATTGAGTAAGGCACTGCACTGTTTTAACCATTTTCCTAATTGCTTTAAAATTACGTCAtggaaacttttaaaataaaaacatttcatctgAACCAATCTATCCCAAACATCTTTGTATAATAAAACCAGACAAGAGGAATGCAAGATTCACCAagtctattttaaaaatcaaatgagTTAAACGAGTGATTAAAAGTACTGAAATTAAAAGAGTGACCTAAAATTTTGATATTAATTAGGACTGGGCTACATGACAACATATTGTGGAAATAAAAAGAACCAATCAATAAGTTATATCACAATGTGTAattaatagggctgtcaaatggaTTCATTGTGATAGCCAAATATgcgtttatatataaatacgcaCACATGCACATAGTTAAGAAATGTAACAGGCctatatatttgtgtttaaatatttcttggatgtgattaatctaTTAACCTAACGATTAGTCACGATTAATCAATTCAAAATAAGTATATTaaaggaaaaatgttttttttatgcaaaatatttatatataaattatatacacacacacttttacataaatacatacaaatacttaaaaaaaaaaaaaaaaaaaaaaatgtgtatttatatatacataaatatacacactcatatagtatgcaaacaaacttattttgaaatgaattgTAACTAATTTCACTGCCCTAgaataattgcaattaatcaggATGTAACATTATTTCTTAGAAGTGCccgaagaagaagaaaaaaagagattcctatacattttatttttaatttttgt includes:
- the zfand5b gene encoding AN1-type zinc finger protein 5b isoform X2, translating into MAQETNQSPVPMLCATGCGFYGNPRTNGMCSVCYKEHLTRQNNGGVSPISTMASSSVTSSPTSESSAIQIIEATLNNSSSASASAESPNSSTAATAALPVTQQMTEMSISCEDEVVSPKIEVPEPVVTQPTASAAPPNTAEGEETKTPDAPKPKKNRCFMCRKKVGLTGFDCRCGNLFCGLHRYSDKHNCPYDYKAEAAAKIRKENPVVVADKIQRI
- the zfand5b gene encoding AN1-type zinc finger protein 5b isoform X1, producing MAQETNQSPVPMLCATGCGFYGNPRTNGMCSVCYKEHLTRQNNGGVSPISTMAASSSVTSSPTSESSAIQIIEATLNNSSSASASAESPNSSTAATAALPVTQQMTEMSISCEDEVVSPKIEVPEPVVTQPTASAAPPNTAEGEETKTPDAPKPKKNRCFMCRKKVGLTGFDCRCGNLFCGLHRYSDKHNCPYDYKAEAAAKIRKENPVVVADKIQRI